Proteins co-encoded in one Athene noctua chromosome 34, bAthNoc1.hap1.1, whole genome shotgun sequence genomic window:
- the LOC141972560 gene encoding uncharacterized protein LOC141972560 yields the protein MQEGASTEPPSSSRDKKYKCEQCGKVFGWGSNLSRHRKIHMGEKPHKCQDCGKSFSQRGNLRCHQRTHTREKHFLCTTCGKRFSFISYLVKHQRIHTGERPYKCVDCGKVFNCGSHLTHHRQIHTGEKPHRCQDCGKSFTERRNLLCHRRIHTKEKPFIRTTCGKSFTWCSSLITHRRIHTNERPYACSHCGKTFQRSSNLNRHQRIHTGEKPYKCRDCGKSFAQKSNLLSHQRTHTKQKRFSCTLCGKGFSFPSEFIRHQRNHTEERLFALSHSEMAFQQSYHLYLRRHQLVFQNVSPTEGGSSQQPNPAPSREDPLHP from the exons atgcaggag GGAGCCTCAACTGAACCACCGAGTAGCTCCAGAGACAAGAAATACAAGtgtgagcagtgtgggaaggTTTTTGGCTGGGGGAGCAACCTGAGCCGTCACCGAAAGATCCACATGGGAGAAAAGCCCCACAAGTGCCAAGATTGCGGGAAGAGCTTCTCACAGAGAGGAAACCTCCGgtgtcaccagaggacacacaccaggGAGAAGCACTTtctctgcaccacgtgtgggaaacgcttctcctttATCTCATACCTCGTCAAGCACCAAcgcatccacacgggagagagacCGTAC AAGTGTGTGGACTGTGGGAAAGTTTTCAACTGTGGGAGCCACCTGACCCATCACCGACAgatccacacaggagagaagccCCACAGGTGCCAGGATTGCGGGAAGAGCTTCACAGAAAGAAGAAACCTCCTGTGTCACCGGAGAatacacaccaaggagaagccctttatCCGCACCACGTGTGGAAAAAGCTTCACATGGTGCTCGAGCCTCATCACCCACAGACGCATCCACACGAACGAGAGACCGTACGCCTGCTCACACTGTGGGAAGACCTTCCAGAGGAG CAGCAATCTGAACCGACACCAACggatccacacgggagagaagccctacaagtgccgggattgtgggaagagcttcgCGCAGAAATCAAACCTCCtgagtcaccagaggacacacaccaagcagAAGCGATTTTCTTGCACCCTATGCGGGAAAGGCTTCTCCTTTCCATCAGAATTCATCAGACACCAACGCAACCACACGGAGGAGAGACTGTTCGCCTTGTCACACTCTGAGATGGCTTTCCAGCAGAGTTACCACCTCTACCTCAGGAGGCATCAGTTAGTCTTCCAGAACG ttTCACCcacagagggtgggagcagccaacagcccaaccctgccccatcccgagaAGACCCTCTCCATCCCTGA